From one Vicia villosa cultivar HV-30 ecotype Madison, WI unplaced genomic scaffold, Vvil1.0 ctg.000348F_1_1, whole genome shotgun sequence genomic stretch:
- the LOC131627063 gene encoding AUGMIN subunit 7-like, with the protein MRLQDFNFSMCKGTKTLANTNVYYFGLKYTFGPAASRLLEAYKMLLKFLGNLQNLRDSHAALASGSETSGGPSSVSAIISECESEMTVINRDLGILSASIAREQAEKMSI; encoded by the exons ATGAGACTGCAAGATTTCAATTTTTCAATGTGTAAAGGTACAAAAACGTTAGCAAATACAAATGTATATTATTTCgggcttaaatacacttttggaCCAGCTGCCAGTCGATTATTGGAGGCGTACAAAATGCTTTTAAAG TTTTTAGGGAACCTGCAAAATCTTAGAGACTCACATGCTGCACTTGCTTCTGGATCGGAAACATCAGGAGGGCCTTCTTCTGTCTCAGCAATAATCTCTGAATGTGAATCTGAAATGACAGTTATAAATCGAGATCTTGGAATTCTTTCCGCCTCCATTGCTCGTGAACAGGCAGAAAAGATGAGCATTTGA
- the LOC131627073 gene encoding uncharacterized protein LOC131627073 → MASTSSSASTHKPPLQPPPESHLRDPFEPDINPPPRNYLEERVFKRRRIEEAQDKSLIHGLELQQHAAKLLEPVDLSPLQEAVDEYAETKKETLMTIFKSFALHYPNAFSFKLAKILKLHPPLRTRIQTVALLLEVLPEGVNSSMHSSILVQLKEPLLHSLEVESEEIVFPSLCEMIGILADRLHQFSLGSWEELLQYACDCISGKAESDIKKGLLLLTELSRNAFLNREFWLNQGRFDLVFSNILELIYSMDRELKKLAYNAALSLMVLSKGLLRTEICDVLLPILLNIIDEHGEEEILEDRVKRLKDLVTQEDGYIFEGKHGEVFWCMIRVAEIENVSEELVLVAVSILKELDAADQKEMVNMIGNLSHEDVRRVLAVSLSLLSCVDDDDDDPLWYDNKDSDDYGMTDAFNYGVFLFDSLSLDGDEGVFVPTATETITMHYASHVDWRLRHAAMLAIGWIIERNISVDMVQYFDQVVNHVFKSLDDPDSRVLCATMHAIKCLTEYKELLMNGQYHKKLLAKLVPSIRSYSCARVQRYAVIAVRSLVNICGLDEISPFGEFVASLHAFLNHEDPKLPEEAIDTLRLFAVLIPRTFRQNYYDTTMEALKVIVFNKHSLSRLLVLAKYLECMVYLVRKVGPDNFKEQEAIQVMESIISLEGKLSNTEHTTKYIILKVLDQICRCPRVSIDKFTDKIIPMLLGSAQLCLDLTVAKLKDDHNKRLIENMMVLVCNTLSYCAVRSSINFSPYISKVVILFVRILECSNFQIRKTAISGLPNLLLSLKVGDTNNDIKSYRALFILRSVVDLLKKVFGYPSNVTDKVVTTIILRSLVKCIQSSSSLFDDSLIKFIADEIKDTVQKIIKIGTMKEQGVGTLGGRCESLPTEDTLQHILHLIATFVETFKDKFMLHADDLASNVVVLLAEDNPDRVIAFGIAIFNVILPLFPDKLPLYHDRYNSASSFALKENYPCSKPHAIAAIGICAMFGGDRFKDFVDAGIYYLYVEMKKSLSIDKPFEDRDVRLCDTAVAALGKICEFHGDSIDPKVFQRWLSFLPLKQDSIEARYTHGLLSKLIQRSDEYLFGTNNENLPEIILIVKQILSGPHRLGTEEAISLMIDFIEQHGGMKIEI, encoded by the exons ATGGCGTCAACATCTAGCTCCGCCTCAACTCACAAGCCTCCGTTGCAACCTCCGCCAGAATCTCACCTACGCGATCCCTTCGAGCCAGACATAAACCCGCCACCGCGCAACTACTTGGAAGAAAGAGTGTTCAAGAGAAGGCGCATTGAAGAAGCCCAGGACAAATCTCTCATCCACGGCTTGGAACTTCAACAACACGCAGCAAAATTACTCGAACCCGTCGACCTCTCGCCGCTGCAAGAAGCAGTTGATGAATACGCTGAAACCAAGAAAGAAACGTTAatgacaattttcaaatcattcgcACTTCATTACCCTAACGCATTTTCATTCAAGCTCGCCAAAATCCTCAAACTCCACCCTCCGCTTCGAACGCGAATACAAACCGTTGCTCTTCTTCTTGAAGTTCTTCCTGAAGGAGTAAACAGTTCAATGCATTCCTCTATcttggttcaactcaaagagcCTCTTCTTCATTCACTCGAGGTGGAATCTGAAGAAATTGTGTTTCCTTCGCTATGCGAAATGATTGGCATCCTCGCTGATAGGTTGCATCAGTTTTCTCTCGGCAGTTGGGAGGAGCTTCTTCAGTATGCTTGCGATTGCATTTCTGGAAAAGCGGAATCGGATATTAAGAAAGGGCTTTTGTTGTTAACGGAGCTTTCGAGGAATGCTTTTCTAAATAGGGAGTTCTGGTTGAATCAAGGGAGGTTTGATCTCGTCTTCTCAAACATCTTGGAATTGATTTACTCGATGGATCGGGAATTGAAGAAATTGGCATACAATGCAGCGTTGTCGTTGATGGTATTGTCGAAAGGTCTTCTGAGAACAGAAATATGTGACGTTCTCTTGCCGATTTTGTTGAATATCATTGACGAACACGGGGAAGAAGAGATTCTGGAGGATAGGGTTAAACGTTTGAAGGATTTAGTAACGCAGGAAGATGGTTATATTTTTGAGGGGAAACACGGGGAAGTGTTTTGGTGCATGATTCGAGTAGCAGAGATAGAAAATGTGAGCGAGGAACTGGTGCTTGTTGCAGTTAGTATTCTCAAGGAGCTTGATGCGGCGGATCAGAAAGAGATGGTAAATATGATTGGGAATCTTTCTCATGAGGATGTAAGGAGGGTGCTTGCGGTTTCTTTAAGCCTTTTGTCgtgtgttgatgatgatgatgatgatcctctTTGGTATGACAATAAGGATTCTGATGACTATGGGATGACAGATGCTTTCAACTATGGGGTCTTCTTGTTCGATTCACTCTCTTTAGACGGGGATGAAGGTGTGTTTGTTCCCACGGCAACTGAGACGATAACCATGCACTATGCATCTCATGTTGATTGGCGCCTCCGTCATGCAGCAATGCTTGCCATTGGTTGGATCATAGAGAGAAACATCAGTGTG GACATGGTGCAGTACTTTGACCAAGTTGTGAATCATGTTTTTAAGTCACTAGATGATCCGGACTCCCGAGTACTTTGTGCTACTATGCATGCAATTAAGTGTTTGACTGAATATAAGGAACTATTAATGAATGGCCAGTATCACAAGAAGTTATTGGCTAAACTAGTTCCCTCCATTAGAAGTTACTCTTGTGCCCGTGTACAG AGATATGCTGTGATTGCTGTTCGATCCTTGGTAAATATTTGCGGCTTAGATGAAATATCACCTTTTGGGGAATTTGTAGCATCATTACATGCATTTCTTAAT CATGAAGATCCAAAGTTACCGGAGGAAGCTATTGATACCCTGAGACTCTTTGCAGTTTTAATACCG AGAACTTTTCGCCAAAATTATTACGATACCACAATGGAAGCACTGAAAGTCATTGTGTTTAATAAGCACAGTTTATCTAGACTGTTGGTCCTTGCCAAATATCTAGAATGCATGGTATATCTTGTAAGGAAAGTTGGGCCAGATAACTTCAAAGAGCAAGAAGCTATTCAG GTCATGGAATCTATAATATCACTTGAAGGAAAATTGAGCAATACAGAACACACGACAAAATATATCATCTTAAAG GTTCTGGATCAAATCTGTCGATGCCCGAGAGTGAGTATTGACAAATTTACTGATAAAATTATTCCAATGTTGCTTGGATCTGCGCAACTCTGTCTTGACTTAACTGTTGCTAAACTCAAGGATGATCATAACAAGCGTTTAATTGAAAACATGATGGTTCTGGTTTGTAATACTTTGTCATATTGTGCTGTTCGGTCCTCTATAAACTTTTCCCCCTACATTAGCAAG GTTGTTATATTATTTGTGCGCATTCTTGAATGTTCTAACTTTCAAATTCGCAAGACTGCTATTTCAG GTCTTCCAAACCTGTTACTCTCACTTAAAGTAGGAGACACAAATAATGACATTAAAAGTTATCGGGCTCTCTTCATTTTGCGATCTGTGGTTGACTTGTTGAAGAAGGTATTTGGTTATCCCTCTAAC GTAACTGATAAGGTTGTTACTACAATAATATTGAGGTCACTTGTCAAATGCATTCAG TCTTCTAGTTCACTTTTCGATGATTCTTTGATCAAGTTTATTGCTGACGAGATAAAAGATACAGTACAAAAGATTATTAAAATTGGAACAATGAAAGAACAAGGAGTTGGAACTTTGGGAGGTAGATGTGAATCTTTACCAACAGAAGATACACTTCAG CATATACTTCACTTAATAGCAACATTTGTTGAAACATTTAAAGACAAATTCATGCTACATGCTGATGACCTCGCGTCAAATGTTGTCGTGCTTTTG GCAGAAGACAATCCAGATAGAGTGATAGCTTTTGGAATTGCCATTTTTAATGTTATCTTGCCACTTTTCCCGGACAAATTGCCTCT GTATCATGACAGATATAATTCAGCCTCCAGTTTTGCTTTAAAGGAAAATTATCCTTGTTCCAAGCCG CATGCTATAGCGGCAATCGGTATTTGTGCTATGTTTGGAGGAGATCGATTTAAAGACTTTGTTGATG CCGGTATCTACTACCTATATGTTGAAATGAAGAAAAGTCTTTCAATTGATAAACCATTTGAAGATAGAGATGTAAGGCTATGTGATACCGCAGTTGCAGCCCTTGGAAAAATCTGTGAATTTCATGGTGACAGTATAGACCCTAAG GTGTTTCAGAGATGGTTAAGCTTCTTGCCATTAAAGCAGGATTCCATTGAAGCTAGATATACACATGGGCTGCTTTCTAAATTGATACAGAG GTCTGATGAATACCTATTTGGAACTAACAATGAGAATCTTCCCGAGATTATTTTAATAGTAAAACAA ATCTTATCTGGACCTCACCGTCTGGGAACTGAAGAAGCTATCAGTTTGATGATTGACTTCATAGAACAACATGGTGGAATGAAAATTGAAATATGA